TGAAGTTTTGCATGCTGGGGAAAGACCAAAAATAAGTCAGTCTCATTTTAAGATTCTCTGAGTAGctcacagacagacacaaggcTACCACCAGTAACTGCAGATCACCAGGCAACACAACCCCAGGTGCTAAGCACAGAGGAAGAAAAAGGTGTAAACTTCAGACATTGTGGTCCCCTACCTGAGATGAcccagccctcctcctcctccaggtgaTGCTACAGGGAACAGCCTGACTCTCAATCACACAGCCACAGTTCATGGACTGCAAAGCACTGAGGACTTGCCCACCACCTTCTACCTGTAACAGAACTGAGATGGGTGCAAAGGTCAGGGGTCCACAATGAGGGCTGTCACTTAATTCAAGGCTGAAAGAAAAGGTAAGGAATGGTACCTGGATCCAGCACCACTGTTATGTATTTCAGGCACTCTTCTGGTCGCTGGGCCTTCAGCATATTGGCAAGTGCCTTTTTCCTCTCTCGCTCCTGCTCCCGCTGCCCCTTCTGCACTTCCCGCTCTCTCCTCCTCTGCAACACAGCCTGACgagccctctctctctcctcctggctGTGTTTTGACTTCTTCTGAGGAGGGGACATTTCTGAACTTGCCTCTCCCACCAGAGACCTGCTACTCCGGGCTGGAGAGTCTGACAGACAAACTAGAGGCTGGTGCAGAGGTATCCTCTTGGAATCCTGTATGGCATCATCTTGGTCACTATCTGATACTTCCCAGGATGACACAGGGGTTCTTGTCTGGGTGTCAGAAGCCTTTGGCAGCAACTCTTCTCTGCAGTCAGTAACCTCTTGTTCATAGTTTTGATGGAGCACAGTACCCCTAGCTTTACACACTGCATCACAGCTACTCAGTTGCTGGGCCTCAGAAAGCAAAATACTAGTTTTGGAGGACTTGTTGTTCACTAATTTCCCCCTTAGCCTTTCAGACAAGGGGAttatctcctcttcctcctcactctCACTGCTTAGCCTTGCAATCACATCCTTACAAGAGCTGGCTCGGTCAGAATCCTGGCTGCCAGGGAACTTTTCCAACCccggggaaggaggagaggactCATCAGAGTCAGAGCTGCAGACCACCACAACTCTCTCCTCTGAGGGAGGCTGCcagcggcggctgctgctgctttttaccGCAGGAGGCTGTTGCTTTAGGAAAGTGAAGTTTGGCAGGTCCTCGACGTCGCCCTCATCCGACTCCAAGGACATCGTGGTCAGTCAGTGCCTTCTAACGGGCAGCACGCAGCATCTAGGAACGGGAAGCAGAGCAATGAGGACCCGGCTCCAGACAGTCCCCGGGCTGTGGCGAGGACCCTGAAGGGGCTGGGTAACCTCCTGACCAGTCACAACCTAATTCCGCGGTGCGACTAGATCTCGGGCTTCAAGACCCAGAGCAATAAGCCAATTTACGGCCAGGAAgggcccctccccccggcacGAGCCGCCAGGGCGGGTTCCCCGTGAGCGCAGGATACCCCCgaggcgggctggggggggggggaggcagtccGCGGAGAGGCGATGGCCGAGGGAGCCACCCGCCCGCTGAGGCGCCCTGGGGAGGGTCCGTGCCGCCGTCTCCCCGcgcggagagaacccaggcgtccgagtCTTGGCCGCGGCCTTTGCTCTGGCCCCGCCCTCACATTGAAACCAgccgcctccgcctcctctccGTCTTTGACCGGAAATCTTGCGCCGGAAGCGGAAGCCGCCCCCCCGGAAGCGGAAGCGGTGGTGCAGGAAGATGGCGGAGCTGGGGCGACTGCGGGGCTTGGTGGCGGTGAACAGGCTGCGTGAGTCGGCGGGGAGCGCGTCCGCACCCGGGAGGAGAGACCTGGGGgagacggggctgggggcagggcttggccCTGGGAAGCGGAGAGTTAGAGGCGGAGTCCGCCTGGGGCGAGGCAGCGGCGGGgactcagggggctgggtgggccTCGCCCACCCTGATCTAAGTGCAGCCCGGGCGGGGGTAGGAAATCGCCCTTTCCCCGGGCGCGCCCGCCGCACTTGTGTGTGTGGAAGGCCGTGAGCCCCCGAGCCCGCTAACTAGCCTGTGGGCTCGTAGtaccaggagggggcaggggggctgctgTGGCGCCATCTCTTTGTGTCACAGGTGTGTAGTGGTTACAGCCTAACGGGAGGCTGCCTAGGCTTCAGAAGTGATGTTGGGGCCAATGAAAGTCGAAAACGTGGATGATCTCAGGAAGGGTGGCACAGAGAGGTAGTTGTGGACTGGGTACCTGCTGTGATCTAGCGACAAGGTTGTACATGTGCCCATAGGTGCCAGatacctttgtaaagcacttttgagGTCAGTGGATAAAAAGCACTGtaaaagagctaggtattattaacaGCCATTGCCCCCCTTACTTCCCTCCCTCTTTAGTTACCCCTTTTTTGCCCATTGAGCACTCTGTCTAGAGTTCTGCATCATGCCCTGATCCCTAGCAGAGCATCTGAAGTTAGAGTAGTCTGATGAGCTAATAGGACTAATAAAAGTATACCGTTCTGCCAGGTATGGGACATTAAAATCTCTATGCCATGCACATCTGCCCATGCCAGTTATAGGTTGGGCTAGTTCTGCTGCCAGTGGCATCATTAGAACTAGTGAAGTCACTGAAGTTACTCTGGTTCTTACATCTGTCCACCTGAGAGTAGAGCTGGTCCAACGTATATAAGATCTGACATGGGAGGAAGTAGGCATATGTTACATGTTACCTGGTTgcatactgacttcagtggagttactttggTTTTACACTCATTGGCATCTTGAATAGTGTGTAGTAGGGAATCCTTCTGCACCAggtcaggtttattttttttactgttaaCTGATGAATTGGAATGGGTTCAGGTGCCTTTAACATAGCAGCCTTTGTGCCCCAAAAGGAAAATCCGAGTCCTCATTTAAAAAAGTCTGTTGCCCCTTTCCCTCCTTGCCATCCACAGCATGCCCACTTCCTAATCTCCATTTCTCTTTGAAACTGGTTGTGGGCTAGGAGGTCAGATGGGGCCATTGGTTCTTTAAATGGATGGTCTCCCCTGCTTAACATGCGGGGCAAGTCAGGTGGAGGAGTTGGTCAGCTGGGGTTAGGAAGCTTTGGCTATAGGAAGACTGGATCAGGGAGTGGCTGCTAGTCTCCCTCTCAAATGTGAGCTCCCTGTTCAGATTCAAAGCTGGATCTGAGGAGGTAGGGACCAtagggctgcagcagctgcagggcttcCTTTTGATAGAGCAGCAGCATGAACGTCACCACCGCCTCTTTTGCGCTGCTGGAGTGGCCAACAGGGGATTGTATGTGTCCCCCATGACCACTGGCTGGTGGACACAGGAGGGAAGTTCCTTTTGTAGCAGGGACCACAGGATTtagggggctgggggctcagtgGTACAACAACTGCTTTAGTATGCAGCAACCAGCTTGGCCTTAGGCTGGAGGCTGATCTTAACATTTTTGAGCAGGCCTCTAAAACCAATTTCACTGCAGGgccccattccccctcctcccccccaccacagcaAAAAGAATAAAGCCCCTGTAAACTTTCAACTCACCATCTTATAGCCAGAGGCAATAGGACACCCATCTCTATTGCAGTTTGAGGAACAGCCGCCTGGTAGAGAAGCCACCTAGGGGAGAGTCCGTCAAATATTATGGAAAGGGAACTGTACTGGGTTGATAGGCGCTGGGCTGAAGTGGAAGAAAACAGGGACTTGGAGGAAGGAGATGGTGTATTGGACTGGAAATTTTTTTGAAGTAGGGGGCCTGGCATTGTTTCACCCAGGAGATTTCACATACATTTCCAACCACCACATCACGTGGTTGAGTCTCAGAATTTTTCGTAAGAGGCCATGGTACCTTCGCTGCTGTTACTATCAGGGCAGACCAAGCCTGGGGCAAATGAGATGGCTGGATGTCAGACCAATGACTTGTAGCTTCATTTTCTGTGTGTCTCTGATGTGCACTGACTGCTGTTTGGGTTTCACATGGAGTTTAAGAGGCTGGTTTTGACCAAAATGAAGCAAACTAAACCTAAATAACTTGGGGATCTGCTCATTTGTGAGACTGCCACTCTCTCTGTGCTGTGCTGCTGCATTTACAGTCAGCAGTGGTGCTCAAGCTTAAAATCCTCTCCTAATAAAAAACAGAGAGCTGCTGACAGGGCATTCTCCAGGAGGGGCTCAAAACTTCTGAATTCTGTCACCAGTTCATAGTGAGTTTGAGCAAATCCCTTAAGCTTTGTGTCTTagtttacccatctataaaatgtaAATACTTTCCTACTACACTTGATGTGATGTGGTTTTAActgatatttgtaaagtgctttgatgtcCTCACATGAGATACTGTACCTGTGCACagtattatttaaaatataaaataattacattGGAGATCAAACAAAGGTAGTTAGTTTCATAGATAAGGATTAAATTTAATCCCAATCTAGTAAAAATACTCTGCCAGGAGCTCTATAATCCCattattttctttccccattCCGCTGCTATTTCTCTAAGTCACAGCCCCTTTCTTTTACATAATGTATTCTAAACAAATGTAATACATTGTTCTTTATAAAGAcatcctctcccccctccccccccaatcttTGTGATTTGCAAAGTATGTGTTATAATGTGCTATTGCTATTTTTGAATAAGGAAATGAGACACTTGTGCCAACCACAGTTTAGTAACACACTACTTAGACATCTGAATAGAAGGATTTAGAGTAAAGGGAAACTGGCTGTTGATTGTATGAAAAAGAACTAATTATATCCAGGACACTTCTTATGAAGTAGAATTCACAAAAGGGTCAGACTTCcttgattttaaacatttgaaTTGTATTTATTGACAATGGATTTTGTGTATTTGGTTTTTAATGGAAGAACTTTGTGATGTGAAAAGGTGACATGTTCCAAGAAGGAGAAAGACGAATCACTTACTGtaacaactttattttttaaacccaggCCTTGGCTACTagggcatgtgcttaaatttatcCCGATTCAGGACAGCAATTAAATACTGTCCTGTATCGGGGTCTTGATCATGAAACTGTGCATTTTTACAGACACTAACTAAACCTCACAATTTGAGATTAAGTATTAatacccatttcacagatgggaaaactgggcCATACAATATTTGTGACTTGTCTCAAGTTCACTGAGTGAGTTAGTGGAAGATAAACTCCAACTGTCCTGAATTTCAGTGCTGTGCTCGTATCAGTTGGCTACACTGACTGTTGTCTGTAACTGTTTCTGTAGCTCAGGATTTAAAGAGCATGGCCACAACTAATAGCAGAATGTTTGCATTTAGATGCACTACTTAGAGTTCTGCTACTCCATTTAGGTAGCGGGATGCTTTCTGAAGTGTGACTTGGTTGTGTGCAGGAGAGATACAGTGAGTTAAATATGAATTATCGTTGTTATACATTTATTCCAAGGGCTTTTTTCTGTCTTTGGCtttaacatttgttttgaaatgacac
The window above is part of the Natator depressus isolate rNatDep1 chromosome 14, rNatDep2.hap1, whole genome shotgun sequence genome. Proteins encoded here:
- the EME1 gene encoding structure-specific endonuclease subunit EME1; translation: MSLESDEGDVEDLPNFTFLKQQPPAVKSSSSRRWQPPSEERVVVVCSSDSDESSPPSPGLEKFPGSQDSDRASSCKDVIARLSSESEEEEEIIPLSERLRGKLVNNKSSKTSILLSEAQQLSSCDAVCKARGTVLHQNYEQEVTDCREELLPKASDTQTRTPVSSWEVSDSDQDDAIQDSKRIPLHQPLVCLSDSPARSSRSLVGEASSEMSPPQKKSKHSQEERERARQAVLQRRREREVQKGQREQERERKKALANMLKAQRPEECLKYITVVLDPVLLQVEGGGQVLSALQSMNCGCVIESQAVPCSITWRRRRAGSSQVEEGSWIEEPNILVLLRLEDFVSMIYSYRQEVQGGTEGPKETLRSFVACVMERAPRKTLALAVVELEKYFRSHKVQSRKKLRQAVLNRSQVEGQRKRKKRKEKGDSGPELSRVEVEEALVDLQLHTGVQVRILESWKELGDFASMFTKAVAEAPFKQEREKTGFSFYLESEWCRGVKVDRSGKGLSQVWKRQIQQFNRVSLEMASAIVAAYPSPLLLDQAYCRCLSEREQQNMLADIPVRRGNGVTATSRRIGPELSKRIYLQMTSHHPDLSLDVTG